The region GATTAGCTTAGCTTAATGAACTTGTTCATTAAGCTAAGCTAATGATTAGCAAAGTAATCTGGTAGTAACACTCTCGACAagttcaaactttaaaatgtttttaaagacaaagagtAAATGGCATTAAATTTATGTCTTgttactgacaaaaaaaaactgattttagatCATCAGAATCAGCTTTATATGCTTGTGTGAGGCAAAGAATATTTGACTTCAGATCTACTTTTGCTCTCAATGAAGacaattaaatataaacaaatacataaacgTTTTCTGTAATTAGCTATATATACattgtttttgacaaaagaaGCTAGTTTTTGTAAAGAGCGCTTTGTGGCACCGTCCTAGAGGTAAAAGTACAGTTTGTGTCCAGCATGTGTGggatctgcagagatgttagctGCCCCTTTCCCGGCCCTAGACCTGAACAAGGAACTAAGAAGATGGAAGTGACAGTCACAACTAGAGTTCAGTCATGGTGgtttttacaatattaattACAGATCTCAATCACAATCAGAGACGTTAGTTAATCCCTGCTAAGTAGCTGGGTaaggcagccaatcagacgaTGGGTGACTGAAATTCATATTAAAGCCTCTGACTGGTGGGAATTGATGGTGAGGTGGACACGGGCCCCGGCATATTGGTCTGCGTTCAGCAGATCGCTCACCCAGGCCCACCATGGCTGCCATCTGCCCACGCTGTAATTCTCCAATCagagcctctgctgctgctgccatctGTGCCGGTCAGGAACAAGCGTGATGAGGCTGGATGGTCGGACACAGCAGAACAGAGAGACACTtagtaaatcttaaaaaatatgttgacgATGCATTGCAGGctatatatttgttgtttttatttgctaatcCAGACTTTCTGGAGGGATCCACAGTGGACATGATGGCTACAAACTGGAGGGAATGAGTCTGATTGTTCGTCATGGGCAGTATTTATTAGCTTAAACTCTGAAGCTGTGAGAAAACGCTCCAACACCGACAAAGTTGGCTGCTTGTTGCTCATTATCGGCCTACCTCTGACAGACTGCAGTGGGGGAATAGCTGTGGATAAGTGGTCAGATCCAGACTCCCagatctcctttttttttttttctccgaagagtttttgtggcgctagtggctcgtatttttgggatagtaggcagacagggaaatgggtgaggagaggggagaagacatgcggcaaaggtcgtcgggaccgggagtcgaacccgcgacttCCGCGTCGAACAGATCTCCTTTTGAAAGCTTTTGAATGTCATTATCCTGTGTTGACTCCGTCAATATGTGCAGGTACTAAGTGAGTGGCTCTTGTTACTCACTCATTCATATTGATTGAACTCATCAGCTATTCATTAAACACCTGCTCTCTTGTCCTGCCGATTACACCGGTGATTCCATCACTCTGAATGTTTAACACCTCTCTAATTCCCCTGCAGCTGCTTTTTGTGTGCTGTTTACACAGCGCCACCATTACCAGAAGGCTAGCTGGTAATGAGCCAAGCAGCAGACACCCACAGGTAATAATCCAGTCCTTCCAAATGGCCGAAAAGACCTTCTCCCTTATTAGTACTGCCCCGTGCTAACCTTGTCTACAACATGCAAAACTAAGAgtcagctgcacaaacaaaacaaccttgATAGATACCGGACaagttatattttcacaattCTTTATTTGCTTCAGGAAGATAAAAGTAGTCAAGTAAATTAAATGAGATGTTAGATTTAAGAATTTTTAGGaatggtgtctatctccagtgGTCACTGGATGAGAGGTGGGGGTCTCCCATCACACCCTTTAAAGTGACTGACCTAATTTAACAGAGGTCCAACCAGGTAGTGGTAGCAGTCTTACAATGAGTGGAATGTGTGATTGTAGTTTAAAGACCACTGGTTCATCGGTATTCCTGGCTACCAGGAcagcatgaagacaaaaaacactCCAACAAGTCAGAGAAACATTGTTTGAAAAGTATAAGTCAGGGGATGGATAGGAAAGACGTTTTTGTtcaattgtcattattttgtggAAACCAGTTTTTTGGTCAAAAATGAAAGCTTTGCTGATCATGACTAATTTCTAAGAGAAAGTGTGAAGGGATTTGTGGACAAAAAGTCCACAAAAGCACCAAAAAATGTGTTGTATCAGCGTCTCTCGAACGAAAACAGACAAGTCTAAGGTATAACTGTATTTTGTcactaattttttttgtgatcacaatatttctttatcttgtttttcaaactttaatgtttaaaacatcagaatttACGCAGAAACGTTCTGCTTTTGTCAATCCAATGAcatcatttctaaataaatcatCACTCTTtctaacatttacttttttactcttaatttCTTAGACGGTTCCTTTAACttcagtaaaaacatgttgaagtattGCTGCTCTCACTGGGAACCCTACCCACCTCTGTGGCCCCTGGAACGAATACTTTTTATAGACACTGTTCATGTTGTGAGTATAAAATGCTTTGGGTCAAAGATAGCCAGAGGTAGAAACTTTGCcaacaaaattcaaaatgactCCCTTGACCTCTGGAATCAGCCACAGGGTTTTCTTCCTTGTTTCCTGCAAACCTGTTGTTCTCACCACTCAGCTATGTACGCAGACTGACTAAAGTCTTACCTCTTCAGGAATTGTTGCTCAGTTGCCCAACTGGTTATGTAGATGACCTATCAAACAAAGAGACTTCTAAACAAAACGCTTCAGTGGAATAAGGTGTCGTAACACTGACAGGTTATAAAATTAGCAGTCGGACACTTCAGACGGAAACTCTCGCAGCTATCTGTCCTAGTTAAAACCTGTAGTATGCTGTGACCTGTTTGAACTTTGAAGTGATTGCTCCAATGCAGGAATGTGATAAAGATCAGTATGGTGCATTTGTTGTTAGAACCAGTGTGTTGCATTCACTTTCAGTCATGGGAAGTCTAAAGACAGTACATTTAAAGTCTGATAGAAGCCAACATATCaactaaaagttttttgtttcttgatcTTCCAGCTCATCCTCTCTTTAACAGGAAtcccattttttaaatgtgcacttAGTCTCTTTTATTACTTAACACAAAAAAGCATATCAGCAACTTGACACATTTAGGCATCCAGATGTGGTGAAGTAATACTCAAGTTCCCGCTAATGTCGtagaaacacaattttgcaattgttgtGTTTCCGTTAAATATGAAACACAATTATTGTAAtgtgtgaataagtttgttcacctgataagtcattaaaaaacatgctgcgccatcatcctccttccacttcctgttgtcttcttctttgtggttttcactGGTGGTAACATCCtattgttgatcatgtgacttgtgtgatgaggaaaaagtgtttctattgcagttttgtgaaataaacaaattttgatacaaccaaaaaaaaaaacccacctcatcCTAACACCAAaatcttttattgaaaaattatttttttccaaattgtcaTCCTTCcataaagtacatttattttcaaaatgtcaaattgtgtaGTTATACAGTCAATGAAAACTTACCTAATGACACATGGTCTAACAGGACCATGATGGTTTTCTGTTCACTATGAAATGTTCACCACTATGAAATGTGTAGAAGTGCTCTATACCGAGACAAACCGGCCGGTACAGTGGAGGTCCTTGGATAGTTCTGGGTTTTGGTCCACCCAGTAATGAAGTCAACCTCTTTTTGCCAAACGCTGGTCGTTTCCCGGCCAGACACGGAGTAATCAGCCCAGTTCTCATCATGGCCAATTTCAGGTTCCCCCTCCCCCTCGATAATACAAATGGTAATGAGGGTAGCTTTCCTCAAGGTCGGGAAGGGATTCCTGAAGAGCGAGTTCAGCGATGACTCAGAGTCGTCTGTGGTTTTTATGATGAACTGCTAGAAATATAATTCATCTTCCAGGTGGTAGCAAAAATATTAGGCTAAGaaagtaccaaaaaaaaaaccttttcatgcTCAGGTTACCAAATCATGCACTCAAACGTTTAGCAGACTCCAGTACTAAAAGCAGCATTGTctttattattgtaaataaatcaatgaagcTGTCATTTATCTCCCTCTTTATagtaataataagaagaaagaaatattttgattctGACGATCAAAAACATTCGTCAGCCAAGTTAGTCTTATGTAAAAAAGTAAAGCTAACGCAAAAAAGAGACGTAGAAACGGGTCTGATTAGTTCTTTAGTTTGTTGGAGTTTGTAAAGCAGCTCATTTGACAGGATGATGTTGTTAGGCAGCTAACAGGTCCCTCTAATGCTGACAGAGTAATTACACACGGTCGCTCAGCGCTCACAGATTTGAGGTGATAATGTGAAAAGGTCGCTGGTAGCAGATGTTGCTTGTTGTTTCCGGTCTTCAGATTAAGTCCTTCAGCCTTggcctctgtgtgttttctgtttattcgcTGCAGGTCCCATCAGCAGCATACTGGTCAACACCTACGGCTGCAGACCCATCGTCATGATGGGCGGCTGCCTTTGTTCTGTGGGTATGATCTCAGCGTCCTTCTGCACCAACGTGATGCAGCTTTACTTCTGCATCGGAGTCATCGGAGGTAAGCCTATCCACTTCAGGAAGTCCGTGTTGAGACGGTGGGATTAGCCTCCACCTCACCAAGGAGAAGGTAAAATTAAACTGGTGTAGCAGGAAACATGTTTGCATCGTTTAATCTCTTTAGTCATTGTACTGcactttatttttagattagatGGTTTTGTCTTCCAACTTTCTATTATGGACTTCTGGCAAATTCTAATATTAGACTGAATTACTGAACTTATTACTCGAAAACAGCTGAAGATAAAAGTATAAATCTAATATTGAGACAGTACAACAagataaagttcagtttatggCATGTAAAGTTGGTGTAGGAGCTAGCATCCATTAGCAGAGTACTGAACGGGTTGATAACAGCTGACTCCACTCTTCACTATATGGTGAGAAACTTttgttattaaacaaataaaatcaccaaaaacacattttagtaaaaagctacaaaaatatCTAGGAATGTGTGCCTCTCTGGTGCTAAATGCTAACATGAGCAAGCAGACGGTTAGCAGTAACTCTGTTTAGACggcttttcttttgcttaaCGTGTTTGGTGCATAATTAGGTGCATCCTTTCTAACACCTTAGATAATGTAATTGctgtttttcaatgttttggATAATTACATGTAGAGCCAAACTTAGCAACCCCTACATTCAGCTATGCTAGTATTTTTCTACCCTGGTCCTCTGGACAAACTGAGCAACATGCTGTAGATGGTTCTCTGCTCCAGCACACCTGTTTTCAGTTGTTGGTGAATTAACAGGCTTTTGTTGAATTTCAGTCGTTTTTTAAAGCAGGGAAACGTGTAAAACTGAGGACCAGGGCTGGGAAACCCTGTTCtagcagaatttatttatttactgtaaaatctaagtattttaaaaaaaatactgttaaaaaaaaaaaaaaagtatttgaataAAGTAACTTTCATAATATAACCTTAAAATGATCCCAACATAATGTGTGTAGGTTAAAAATAAAGGCAGCTTCAATCTTTCAGGAGCTAAAATGTTTGGGTGATGATTAGTTGTATTCATTctatcaaaaacaaataatttataatcCGATTTGATGTTTCCATGACACAAACAATCTTTAATATGTAATTTAACTGACTTATCATAGTGTTATTATGTAGCTATATGGTCATAGATGTTACTGTAGAGTGTATTTATactattaaaaacaagaatctaCTGTCATGGTtacattttgaaactgaaatagaAACGGTTAACAGTTTTTGACAGAAACCACAAATGAAATCAGATGATCTTTAGAATGTAAGTTCTTGAATACATCactttacatattattttattttatttaaaaggaatgTACTTATCTTCATCAAATGAAAAGTTCAAcagtaatttagaaaaaagtaaTGATACTCTGCATATGTTACTTTCTTAACTTGGTTTCTTGAGGACTAATCATTGCTGAATCTCCTGTTTATGTCCATCTTCGCAGGACTTGGACTGGCCTTCAACCTGCAGCCAGCGTTGACGATGATAGGCAAATATTTCTTTAAGAAGCGCCCCATTGCTAATGGGTTAGCGATGGCAGGCAGCCCAGTCTTCCTCAGCACTCTGGCACCTCTCAACCAGTACCTCTTTAACCAGTTTGGATGGAGAGGCAGCTTCCTCATCCTGGGCGGGCTGCTGCTGAACTGCTGCGTGGCTGGCTCCCTCATGAGGCCGCTCGGACCGCCGCCCGGCAAGGTCAAGAAGGACGAGGCGCTGGCCGCCGTCACCACTACGACTGAAAAGCGCAGCCTCTGGCAGATAGTCAACAAGTACCTGGACCTGACGCTGTTCAAGCATCGGGGCTTCCTCATCTACCTGTCAGGCAACGTCATAATGTTCCTGGGTTTCTTTGCACCCATTGTCTTCCTCGCTGCCTACGCCAAAGACATGGGTGTGGATGAATACTCTGCTGCCTTCCTGCTCTCAATCTTGGCTTTCGTGGACATGTTTGCCAGACCCACCATGGGGCTGCTGGCCAATTCACGATGGGTTCGCCCCAAGATCCAGTATTTTTTCAGTTTCGCTGTGCTGTACAATGGGGTGTGCCATATCCTTTGCCCACTAGTGGAAAGCTACACTGGCCTGGTGGTGTATGCAGTATTCTTTGGCTTTGCTTTTGGCATGGTAAGCTCAGTGCTGTTTGAGACATTGATGGACCTGGTTGGAGCGCCGAGGTTCTCCAGTGCTGTGGGACTCACTACAATTATAGAGTGCTGCCCTGTTCTTATTGGTCCACCATTAGCAGGTAGTTTTCCTGtctttgaacatgttttgtttgtttgtttgttttaaatgtcctATTGACTTGATGACATCAGTTCCATGCAACTCAACCATCTTTTGCTTTCTCTTTCAGGGAAACTTGTCGACGTCACCAAAAATTACAAGTCCATGTATTTCTGTTGTGGTGGTGTTGTCATCCTGGCGAGTATTTGGCTTTTCATTGGAAACTTCATTAACTACAGACTCTTGGAGCGCGAGCGCAAGCAGGGGGAGATGTACAAACGAACTGAGACGGAAGATCCCGACCGAGTTCGGGATGAGAAGGAGGCTTACGGTGCGGCCCAGGCCTCCGAAGACCTGGCCgaccaaaaccaaaaagaagTAGAGCCCATGCAAAGAGAGACTAATATTTAAAACCGTTCTGCACTGCCAAACCTTGACCTTTCACCCCAGCTGCAGCCGTGCAACACCTTCAAGTATAAATCAACTGAGCTCCAAGCCAAGAGTTGCCTCTCACTGAACAACCACACTCTGGTTGGGGCGCTCCTCGGTACTTCTCTGAAAATAACTGCCAAAGCAACCGTTGAGTTGTAGGGAAGGTGAGGTACAGTATCTGTTTATAACAGCGCGCTAGCTGTGACTACAACTACAATAATAAGGCGGTAAACATAAGGAACTTACAAACAAAACTTCCTATCTTTTCCCTGCCACTCTCATTCTAGATAAGCACGATCTCTCTGGGACACTGCAGATATGCTGCTGATTTTAGTGTACGTAAGGTACATCCActggagtgtttttttattcagaaaataagcaaattacTTTGATTCACTTTGACTGAATTGAAACCACCCAGGTTCAAACATCCAAAAGTTGCATCAGTCTGTTATTCTGGTTTTACCTGGTTTCTAATATGAAGACAATATGAGCGAGATGCATTCTCCAGTTTAAAGACCCTTCAGAAAATCAATTAGTgttctaattaaataaatcaaacacagatCCAGTTGTGGAAAAAATACATTGGGTGCATTCACATCAGCCTGTTATAGTTTGCTTTAATCAAAGTCTactttgtttgtctagaaagtctgtTTCGTTCGGTGAGGTGTGACTCCATAACGGATCTCTGATCTGGACCAAAAGGTTGAACTTGGGGTCTCGTGTGTCAGTACTGATTTCTCCATCAGTaatttctgtgaaaacaaatttcACAACACCTAACAGCTTCACCTAACATCAAACCATTTGATGGGACTGGTGGTACACAACTCCCTTATCCATGAAGATGTCAAAAGCCTCTGCACTGAAAATGACCTTTTACAGAAAAACGCCCAAAATACACAAGGAAATAACTTACTGTAGTTTCCTGCGTCACTGCTGCACAAGTGAACATGTGTTGGCAACGCAACCAATGTAGGCCACGTCACAGGACAGATATCAGGACACGTATATGTATCTTAGACTCAAGTCATGAAAACAGACACTTCTAAGTTGACTTAAATTTGCATCTTGAAACGTCAATACCTGACTTAGACTCTAGATCTTGAACTCTTTATTTCATGTAACATTGCATGAAAATAAGCTGTTAAGTGTAATGCTTGATTTGTGCTTGACACATCCTAGAGGGCCGCACAGCAGGGCGTTCAAATTGCGTCATTTCAATAACCACGCCCCTTTAGGTATTGTCCGTGCAGACAAAGTTTTTGACACCGTGC is a window of Gambusia affinis linkage group LG23, SWU_Gaff_1.0, whole genome shotgun sequence DNA encoding:
- the zgc:165507 gene encoding monocarboxylate transporter 2, with translation MPLPNTGAAVPPPDGGWGWAVVLGSFISIGFSYAFPKAITVFFKDIQIIFDASYSQVAWISSIMLAVMYAAGPISSILVNTYGCRPIVMMGGCLCSVGMISASFCTNVMQLYFCIGVIGGLGLAFNLQPALTMIGKYFFKKRPIANGLAMAGSPVFLSTLAPLNQYLFNQFGWRGSFLILGGLLLNCCVAGSLMRPLGPPPGKVKKDEALAAVTTTTEKRSLWQIVNKYLDLTLFKHRGFLIYLSGNVIMFLGFFAPIVFLAAYAKDMGVDEYSAAFLLSILAFVDMFARPTMGLLANSRWVRPKIQYFFSFAVLYNGVCHILCPLVESYTGLVVYAVFFGFAFGMVSSVLFETLMDLVGAPRFSSAVGLTTIIECCPVLIGPPLAGKLVDVTKNYKSMYFCCGGVVILASIWLFIGNFINYRLLERERKQGEMYKRTETEDPDRVRDEKEAYGAAQASEDLADQNQKEVEPMQRETNI